A window of Megalopta genalis isolate 19385.01 unplaced genomic scaffold, iyMegGena1_principal scaffold0158, whole genome shotgun sequence contains these coding sequences:
- the LOC143262635 gene encoding uncharacterized protein LOC143262635 — MAVQAMPAGKLETKMAESSAISPKDFHLEDAGAEKDRLKKQASFCVEIRPGAQNGQQVSQDGSQMKMQGLSVVQQSQVAPQMQSYSFQQAPQPVQSLGVFQAPQAYVVPQQSFVVPQQVVPQQVVPQQMMHQQVVPSVQTLQIIQPSQPCPQESKVQIVERRVEVPAPTPVPEVVTVKPQPQPERIVEPQTQVIETIKLVPVPPVCKNKLVVVPSKPMVVVPEPTIVKVPHCTHQSEGMTCNCNQQAIRAAAVGPVDHMHHMHMRAHTHPMHLGKMMTDFRFLKDPKA, encoded by the exons ATGGCAGTGCAAGCAATGCCAGCTGGCAAACTGGAGACCAAGATGGCCGAATCCTCGGCGATCAGTCCCAAGGATTTCCATTTGGAGGATGCGGGTGCTGAGAAGGACAGGCTGAAGAAGCAGGCGTCCTTCTGCGTGGAGATCCGTCCAGGTGCTCAAAATGGACAGCAGGTGTCTCAGGATGGGTCGCAGATGAAAATGCAGGGCCTGAGCGTGGTGCAACAATCGCAGGTGGCGCCACAGATGCAGAGTTACAGCTTCCAGCAGGCCCCGCAGCCTGTGCAGTCTCTGGGAGTCTTCCAGGCTCCTCAG GCATACGTGGTGCCCCAGCAGTCGTTCGTGGTTCCCCAGCAGGTGGTGCCCCAACAGGTGGTTCCCCAGCAGATGATGCACCAGCAGGTGGTCCCTTCGGTGCAGACTCTGCAGATCATCCAGCCATCTCAACCTTGCCCTCAGGAGTCGAAGGTGCAGATCGTAGAAAGGAGAGTCGAGGTCCCAGCACCGACTCCAGTCCCCGAAGTGGTCACTGTAAAGCCCCAGCCCCAGCCCGAGAGGATCGTGGAACCGCAGACTCAGGTGATCGAGACCATTAAGCTGGTCCCAGTGCCCCCAGTTTGCAAGAATAAACTGGTTGTCGTGCCCTCCAAGCCCATGGTGGTCGTTCCTGAGCCAACTATCGTCAAGGTGCCTCATTGCACTCATCAAAGCGAAGGGATGACCTGCAACTGCAATCAACAGGCGATAAGGGCTGCCGCCGTAGGACCTGTTGATCACATGCATCACATGCACATGAGGGCTCATACTCATCCCATGCACCTTGGCAAGATGATGACTGACTTTCGTTTCCTCAAGGACCCAAAAGCTTAG